A section of the Pseudomonas fluorescens genome encodes:
- the bkdR gene encoding Bkd operon transcriptional regulator BkdR: MRKLDRIDIGILNSLQENARITNADLARSVNLSPTPCFNRVKAMEELGLIRDQVTLLDADLLGLHVNVFIHVSLEKQNELALQQFEGAISDRPEVMECYLMAGDPDYLIRVLVPTIQSLERFMMDFLTKVPGVANIRSSFALKQVRYKTALPLPANGINLG, translated from the coding sequence ATGCGCAAGCTGGACCGTATCGATATCGGGATTCTCAACAGCCTTCAGGAGAACGCCCGCATCACCAATGCCGACCTCGCACGTTCGGTCAACCTGTCGCCCACGCCGTGTTTCAACCGGGTCAAGGCCATGGAGGAACTGGGCCTGATCCGTGACCAGGTCACCTTGTTGGACGCTGATTTGCTGGGGCTGCACGTCAATGTGTTTATCCATGTCAGCCTGGAAAAACAGAACGAACTGGCGTTGCAACAGTTCGAGGGGGCGATTTCCGACCGGCCGGAGGTGATGGAGTGCTACCTGATGGCCGGCGATCCCGACTACCTGATCCGGGTGCTGGTGCCGACCATCCAGTCGCTGGAGCGCTTTATGATGGATTTCCTGACCAAGGTACCGGGGGTGGCGAACATCCGGTCGAGCTTTGCGCTCAAGCAGGTGCGCTACAAGACGGCACTACCGCTGCCGGCCAATGGCATCAACCTGGGCTGA
- a CDS encoding 3-methyl-2-oxobutanoate dehydrogenase (2-methylpropanoyl-transferring) subunit alpha, giving the protein MTQQYEPLRLHVPEPSGRPGCKTDFTYLRLTDAGTVRKPAIDVEPADTADLAKGLIRVLDDQGQALGPWAEGVPVEILRRGMRAMLKTRIFDNRMVVAQRQKKMSFYMQSLGEEAIGSAQALALNIDDMCFPTYRQQSILMAREVPLVDLICQLLSNERDPLKGRQLPIMYSVKDFGFFTISGNLATQFVQGVGWGMASAIKGDTKIASAWIGDGATAESDFHTALTFAHVYRAPVILNVVNNQWAISTFQAIAGGEATTFAGRGVGCGIASLRVDGNDFIAVYAASAWAAERARRNLGPTLIEWVTYRAGPHSTSDDPSKYRPADDWSHFPLGDPIARLKQHLIKIGQWSEEEHAAVSAELEAQVLSAQKEAEQYGTLAGGQIPSAASMFEDVYKEMPEHLKRQRQALGI; this is encoded by the coding sequence ATGACCCAGCAATATGAACCGCTGCGCCTGCACGTTCCCGAGCCTTCCGGCCGCCCAGGTTGCAAAACCGACTTTACCTACCTGCGTCTGACGGACGCCGGTACGGTGCGCAAACCCGCCATTGACGTAGAACCCGCCGACACCGCCGACCTGGCCAAGGGCCTGATCCGTGTGCTCGACGACCAGGGCCAGGCCCTGGGCCCATGGGCTGAAGGCGTGCCCGTAGAAATTTTACGCCGCGGCATGCGCGCCATGCTCAAGACACGGATCTTCGACAACCGCATGGTGGTCGCCCAGCGGCAGAAAAAAATGTCGTTCTACATGCAGAGCCTTGGCGAGGAAGCCATCGGCAGCGCCCAGGCCCTGGCCTTGAACATCGACGACATGTGCTTCCCCACCTACCGCCAGCAAAGCATCCTGATGGCCCGCGAAGTGCCTCTGGTTGACCTGATCTGCCAACTGTTGTCCAACGAGCGCGACCCGCTCAAGGGCCGCCAGTTGCCGATCATGTATTCGGTAAAAGACTTTGGTTTCTTCACCATTTCCGGCAACCTCGCCACCCAATTCGTACAGGGTGTGGGCTGGGGCATGGCCTCCGCGATCAAGGGCGATACCAAGATCGCCTCGGCGTGGATCGGCGATGGTGCCACCGCCGAATCGGACTTTCACACCGCCCTGACCTTCGCCCACGTGTACCGGGCGCCGGTGATCCTCAACGTGGTCAACAACCAGTGGGCGATCTCCACCTTCCAGGCCATCGCCGGCGGTGAAGCCACGACCTTTGCCGGACGCGGCGTGGGTTGCGGCATCGCGTCCCTGCGGGTGGACGGCAACGACTTTATCGCCGTCTACGCCGCCTCTGCCTGGGCCGCCGAACGCGCGCGCCGCAACCTCGGCCCGACCCTGATCGAATGGGTCACCTACCGCGCCGGCCCCCACTCCACCTCTGATGACCCGTCCAAATACCGGCCTGCCGATGACTGGAGCCACTTCCCCCTGGGCGACCCGATTGCCCGCCTCAAGCAACACCTGATCAAGATTGGCCAGTGGTCCGAAGAGGAACACGCCGCGGTCAGTGCAGAGCTTGAAGCCCAAGTGCTCAGCGCGCAGAAAGAAGCCGAACAGTACGGCACCCTGGCCGGTGGCCAGATTCCAAGCGCCGCGAGCATGTTCGAAGACGTCTACAAAGAGATGCCGGAGCACTTGAAGCGCCAGCGTCAAGCGTTGGGGATCTGA
- a CDS encoding alpha-ketoacid dehydrogenase subunit beta yields MNDHNHKIELETAMTTTTMTMIQALRSAMDVMLERDDNVVVFGQDVGYFGGVFRCTEGLQTKYGTSRVFDAPISESGIVGVAVGMGAYGLRPVAEIQFADYVYPATDQIISEAARLRYRSAGQFTAPLTMRMPCGGGIYGGQTHSQSIEAVFTQVCGLRTVMPSNPYDAKGLLIASIENDDPVIFLEPKRLYNGPFDGHHDRPVTPWSKHPQAQVPDGYYTVPLDVAAIVRPGSAVTVLTYGTTVYVSQVAAEETGIDAEVIDLRSLWPLDLETIVKSVKKTGRCVVVHEATRTCGFGAELVSLVQEHCFHYLEAPIERVTGWDTPYPHAQEWAYFPGPTRVGAALQRVMEV; encoded by the coding sequence ATGAACGATCACAACCATAAAATCGAGTTGGAAACCGCCATGACCACCACCACCATGACCATGATCCAGGCCCTGCGCTCGGCCATGGATGTGATGCTTGAGCGCGACGACAATGTGGTGGTATTCGGCCAGGACGTCGGGTACTTCGGCGGCGTGTTCCGTTGCACCGAAGGCTTGCAGACCAAGTACGGCACCTCGCGGGTGTTTGACGCACCGATCTCCGAAAGCGGCATCGTCGGTGTGGCCGTGGGCATGGGGGCCTATGGCCTGCGCCCGGTGGCCGAAATTCAATTCGCCGACTACGTATACCCGGCCACCGACCAGATCATCTCGGAAGCGGCGCGCCTGCGTTATCGCTCGGCCGGCCAGTTCACCGCGCCGTTGACCATGCGCATGCCCTGCGGCGGCGGCATCTACGGCGGCCAGACCCACAGCCAGAGTATCGAAGCGGTATTCACCCAGGTCTGCGGCCTGCGCACGGTGATGCCGTCCAACCCCTATGACGCCAAGGGCCTGCTGATCGCCTCCATCGAAAACGATGACCCGGTGATCTTCCTCGAACCCAAGCGCCTGTACAACGGCCCGTTCGACGGCCACCACGACCGCCCGGTAACGCCGTGGTCCAAGCACCCGCAAGCGCAGGTGCCCGACGGCTACTACACCGTACCGCTGGACGTGGCCGCCATCGTGCGCCCGGGATCGGCCGTCACCGTGCTGACCTATGGCACCACGGTCTATGTGTCGCAAGTGGCCGCCGAAGAAACCGGGATCGACGCCGAAGTCATCGACCTGCGCAGCCTGTGGCCACTGGACCTGGAAACCATCGTCAAATCGGTGAAAAAGACCGGCCGTTGCGTGGTGGTACACGAAGCCACACGCACCTGCGGCTTTGGTGCCGAACTGGTGTCGTTGGTGCAGGAACACTGCTTCCATTACCTGGAAGCGCCTATCGAGCGTGTGACCGGTTGGGACACCCCCTACCCCCACGCACAAGAGTGGGCGTATTTCCCTGGCCCGACCCGTGTGGGCGCGGCTTTGCAACGGGTCATGGAGGTCTGA
- a CDS encoding dihydrolipoamide acetyltransferase family protein codes for MGTHVIKMPDIGEGIAEVELSVWHVKVGDMVVEDQVLADVMTDKAMVDIPSPVHGKVIALGGEPGEVMAVGSILISIEVEGAGNTKESAVVEHAAPAPKAEVKAPVIESKPPAKPVAVAAAPAPVARDANERPLASPAVRKHALDAGIQLRLVQGSGPAGRILHEDLEAYLQQGTTRASAGANPYAERNDEEQIPVIGMRRKIAQRMQDATRRAAHFSYVEEIDVTALDDLRVHLNEKHGASRGKLTLLPFLVRAMVVALRDFPQINARYDDEAQVITRLGAVHVGVATQSDVGLMVPVVRHAEARSLWSTAEEITRLATAARNGKASRDELSGSTITLTSLGALGGIVSTPVLNLPEVAIVGVNRIVERPMVIKGQIVIRKMMNLSSSFDHRVVDGMDAAQFIQAIRGLLEQPASLFLE; via the coding sequence ATGGGCACGCACGTTATCAAGATGCCGGACATTGGCGAAGGCATCGCAGAGGTTGAGTTGTCGGTATGGCATGTCAAGGTCGGCGACATGGTCGTGGAAGACCAGGTGCTGGCGGATGTCATGACCGACAAGGCCATGGTGGATATCCCCTCGCCGGTCCATGGCAAGGTGATTGCCCTCGGCGGCGAGCCGGGGGAGGTCATGGCGGTGGGCAGTATCCTGATCAGCATTGAAGTCGAAGGCGCAGGCAATACCAAGGAGTCGGCGGTGGTTGAGCACGCCGCGCCTGCACCGAAGGCCGAAGTCAAGGCGCCCGTGATTGAGAGCAAACCGCCAGCCAAGCCGGTGGCGGTGGCGGCAGCCCCGGCCCCTGTGGCCCGCGACGCCAATGAGCGCCCGCTGGCCTCCCCCGCCGTGCGCAAGCATGCGCTGGATGCCGGGATCCAGTTGCGTCTGGTACAGGGCTCGGGCCCGGCCGGGCGCATTCTGCATGAAGACCTTGAGGCGTATCTGCAACAGGGCACCACGCGGGCCTCGGCGGGCGCCAACCCGTATGCCGAACGCAACGACGAAGAGCAGATCCCGGTGATCGGCATGCGCCGCAAGATCGCCCAGCGCATGCAGGATGCGACCCGCCGCGCGGCGCATTTCAGCTACGTCGAAGAGATCGACGTGACCGCTCTCGACGACTTGCGCGTACACCTCAATGAAAAACACGGCGCCAGCCGCGGCAAGCTGACATTGCTGCCGTTCCTGGTGCGCGCGATGGTCGTGGCCTTGCGTGATTTCCCGCAGATCAATGCGCGTTATGACGATGAAGCCCAGGTCATCACCCGCCTCGGTGCGGTGCATGTGGGGGTTGCCACCCAGAGCGATGTCGGCCTGATGGTGCCGGTGGTGCGTCACGCCGAGGCACGCAGCCTGTGGAGCACCGCTGAAGAAATCACCCGCCTGGCCACTGCCGCGCGCAATGGCAAGGCCAGCCGCGACGAGTTGTCGGGCTCGACCATCACCCTGACCAGCCTCGGCGCGTTGGGCGGGATTGTCAGCACCCCGGTGCTGAACCTGCCGGAAGTGGCGATTGTCGGCGTCAACCGTATCGTTGAGCGGCCGATGGTGATCAAGGGGCAGATCGTGATCCGCAAGATGATGAACCTTTCCAGCTCCTTCGATCACCGGGTGGTCGACGGCATGGACGCGGCGCAATTCATCCAGGCCATCCGTGGCCTGCTCGAACAACCCGCCAGCCTGTTCCTGGAGTAA
- the lpdA gene encoding dihydrolipoyl dehydrogenase, whose translation MTQTLQTTLLIIGGGPGGYVAAIRAGQLGIPTILVEGQALGGTCLNIGCIPSKALIHVAEQFQQTVHLSQGSALGIDVDVPTLDIRKSVEWKDGIVDRLTTGVAALLKKHKVQVIHGWARVIDGKTVEVGDQRIQCEHLLLATGSTSVNLPMLPIGGPIISSTEALAPTRVPKRLIVVGGGYIGLELGIAYRKLGAEVSVVETQDRILPAYDAELTQPVAESLKQLGVKLYLKHSVTGFEGSSLQVRDPDGDTLALETDQVLVAVGRRPNTQGWNLEALNLAMNGAAIKIDNRCQTSMRNVWAIGDLSGEPMLAHRAMAQGEMVAELISGKSREFNPAAIPAVCFTDPELVVIGKTPDEARAAGLDCIVSSFPFTANGRAMTLESKTGFVRVVARRDNHLIVGWQAVGVGVSELSTAFGLSLEMGARLEDVAGTIHAHPTLGEAVQEAALRALGHALHL comes from the coding sequence ATGACTCAGACATTACAGACCACGCTGCTGATTATCGGCGGCGGCCCTGGTGGTTATGTGGCGGCGATTCGCGCCGGCCAACTGGGCATCCCCACCATCCTGGTAGAAGGCCAGGCATTGGGCGGCACTTGCCTGAACATCGGCTGCATTCCGTCCAAGGCGCTGATACACGTTGCCGAACAGTTCCAGCAAACCGTCCACCTGAGCCAGGGTTCGGCCCTGGGCATCGACGTGGATGTGCCGACCCTGGATATCCGCAAGAGCGTCGAATGGAAGGACGGTATCGTCGATCGCCTGACCACCGGGGTTGCCGCGCTGCTGAAAAAGCACAAGGTCCAGGTGATCCACGGCTGGGCCAGGGTCATCGACGGCAAGACCGTGGAGGTGGGCGACCAACGCATCCAGTGCGAGCACTTGCTGCTGGCCACCGGCTCGACAAGCGTCAACCTGCCGATGCTGCCGATTGGCGGGCCGATCATCTCGTCCACCGAAGCCCTGGCGCCGACCCGTGTGCCCAAGCGTTTGATCGTGGTCGGTGGCGGCTATATCGGCCTGGAACTGGGGATTGCCTATCGCAAGCTCGGTGCCGAGGTCAGCGTGGTCGAAACCCAGGACCGCATCCTGCCGGCCTACGACGCCGAGCTGACACAACCGGTGGCCGAATCCCTCAAGCAATTGGGGGTCAAGCTGTACCTCAAGCACAGCGTCACGGGTTTTGAAGGCTCCAGCCTGCAAGTACGCGATCCGGACGGCGACACCCTGGCCCTGGAAACCGATCAGGTGCTGGTGGCCGTCGGTCGTAGACCCAACACCCAGGGCTGGAACCTGGAAGCCTTGAACCTGGCGATGAACGGCGCAGCGATCAAGATCGACAACCGTTGCCAGACCAGCATGCGCAACGTGTGGGCCATCGGCGACCTGAGCGGCGAGCCGATGCTGGCGCACCGGGCCATGGCCCAGGGCGAGATGGTGGCCGAGCTGATCAGCGGCAAATCCCGGGAGTTCAACCCGGCGGCGATCCCGGCAGTGTGCTTTACCGACCCGGAACTGGTGGTGATCGGCAAGACCCCGGACGAAGCCAGGGCGGCGGGCCTGGATTGCATCGTTTCGAGCTTCCCGTTCACCGCCAATGGCCGGGCCATGACCCTGGAGTCCAAGACCGGCTTCGTGCGGGTGGTGGCGCGTCGTGACAATCACCTGATTGTCGGCTGGCAGGCGGTGGGGGTTGGGGTGTCCGAGCTGTCCACGGCGTTTGGCCTGAGCCTGGAGATGGGCGCACGCCTGGAGGATGTGGCCGGTACCATTCATGCCCATCCGACCTTGGGTGAAGCGGTGCAGGAAGCAGCCTTGCGGGCCTTGGGGCATGCGTTGCACCTGTAA
- a CDS encoding branched-chain amino acid aminotransferase, giving the protein MSNESINWDKLGFDYIKTDKRFLQIWKDGAWQEGTLTDDNVLHISEGSTALHYGQQCFEGLKAYRCKDGSINLFRPDQNAARMQRSCARLLMPQVPTEAFIDACKEVVRANERFIPPYGTGGALYLRPFVIGTGDNIGVRTAPEFTFSIFCIPVGAYFKGGLTPHNFLISGYDRAAPNGTGAAKVGGNYAASLMPGSLAKKANFADCIYLDPATHSKIEEVGSANFFGITHDNKFVTPNSPSVLPGITRLSLIELAKTRLGLEVVEGDVLIDKLADFKEAGACGTAAVITPIGGIEYKDKLHVFYSEKEVGPVTQKLYKELTGVQSGDVEAPAGWIVKV; this is encoded by the coding sequence ATGAGTAACGAAAGCATCAATTGGGACAAATTGGGTTTTGACTACATCAAGACCGACAAGCGCTTCCTCCAGATCTGGAAAGACGGCGCCTGGCAAGAAGGCACCCTGACCGACGACAACGTGCTGCACATCAGCGAGGGCTCCACCGCCCTGCACTATGGCCAGCAATGCTTTGAAGGCCTCAAGGCCTATCGCTGCAAGGACGGCTCGATCAACCTGTTCCGCCCGGACCAGAACGCCGCCCGCATGCAACGCAGCTGCGCCCGCCTGCTGATGCCGCAAGTGCCGACCGAAGCCTTCATCGACGCCTGCAAGGAAGTGGTCCGCGCCAACGAGCGTTTCATCCCGCCGTACGGCACCGGCGGCGCGCTGTACCTGCGCCCGTTCGTGATCGGTACCGGTGACAACATCGGCGTGCGTACCGCGCCCGAGTTCACCTTCTCGATCTTCTGCATCCCGGTCGGCGCCTACTTCAAGGGCGGCCTGACCCCGCACAACTTCCTGATCTCCGGCTACGACCGCGCTGCGCCGAACGGCACCGGCGCCGCCAAGGTCGGTGGCAACTACGCGGCCAGCCTGATGCCCGGCTCCCTGGCGAAAAAAGCCAACTTTGCCGACTGCATCTACCTGGACCCGGCCACCCACTCGAAAATCGAAGAAGTCGGTTCGGCCAACTTCTTCGGCATCACCCACGACAACAAGTTCGTTACCCCGAACTCGCCGTCGGTGCTGCCCGGCATCACTCGCCTGTCGCTGATCGAACTGGCCAAGACCCGCCTGGGCCTGGAAGTGGTCGAAGGCGACGTGCTGATCGACAAGCTGGCAGACTTCAAGGAAGCCGGTGCCTGCGGTACCGCAGCCGTGATCACGCCGATCGGCGGGATCGAGTACAAAGACAAGTTGCATGTGTTCTACAGCGAAAAAGAAGTCGGCCCGGTCACCCAGAAGCTCTACAAAGAGCTGACGGGCGTGCAGTCCGGCGACGTTGAAGCGCCGGCGGGCTGGATCGTCAAGGTCTAA
- a CDS encoding GNAT family acetyltransferase encodes MPTAVRLAHPTDAEGISQVILAALHSSNAGDYPADVIARVASNFTPQAVLQLLTRRTVLVALQDQQIVATAALDANVVRSVFVNPALQRQGIGRALMLEIERLAREAGVTVLSVPSSLTAEPFYTKLGFHTVRDVYHGNERTLVMEKALSSRHPIGPYCDRLHRAQVAVLWQTAFGYDTPHNRSELAIDKKRVVDDGLFFVATHGKAVIGTLMAGYDGHRGWLYSLAVHPDYRRQGLGASLVRHGEQALIALGCLKINLQITSGNEAVVGFYEALGYGVEPRISMGKKIKQNLPKS; translated from the coding sequence ATGCCTACCGCCGTCCGCCTCGCCCACCCCACCGATGCCGAAGGCATCAGCCAAGTCATCCTGGCGGCCCTGCACAGCAGCAACGCCGGCGACTACCCGGCGGACGTGATTGCCCGCGTGGCGAGCAACTTCACACCGCAGGCGGTCCTGCAATTGCTGACGCGGCGTACCGTGCTGGTTGCACTCCAGGATCAGCAAATCGTCGCGACCGCCGCCCTGGACGCCAATGTCGTGCGTTCGGTGTTCGTCAACCCGGCGCTGCAAAGGCAGGGCATCGGCCGCGCGCTGATGCTCGAAATCGAACGACTGGCCCGTGAGGCTGGGGTCACGGTATTGAGCGTACCGTCGTCCCTCACCGCCGAGCCGTTCTATACCAAGCTGGGGTTCCATACCGTGCGCGATGTGTACCACGGCAACGAGCGCACCCTGGTGATGGAGAAGGCATTGTCGTCCCGCCACCCCATCGGGCCTTACTGCGACCGCCTGCATCGTGCCCAGGTCGCGGTGTTATGGCAGACGGCGTTTGGCTACGACACCCCGCATAACCGGTCGGAGTTGGCGATTGATAAAAAGCGCGTGGTGGATGATGGGCTGTTCTTTGTTGCCACCCACGGCAAGGCCGTGATCGGCACCTTGATGGCAGGTTACGACGGACATCGTGGCTGGTTGTATTCGCTGGCCGTGCATCCCGACTACCGCCGGCAAGGCCTGGGCGCGTCGTTGGTGCGGCATGGGGAACAGGCATTGATTGCCTTGGGTTGTCTGAAGATCAACTTGCAGATCACTTCGGGCAATGAGGCGGTGGTGGGGTTCTACGAGGCGCTGGGGTATGGCGTGGAACCGAGGATCAGCATGGGCAAGAAGATTAAGCAGAACCTGCCCAAATCCTGA
- the ctlX gene encoding citrulline utilization hydrolase CtlX, which translates to MQTTNTVLMIRPAHFAFNPDTATNNRFQRAPADPQAAQHKALEEFDGYVDTLRQHGVDVLVVQDTPAPHTPDSIFPNNWWSSHADGSLVLYPMEGQNRRLERNKGVLQVLEQRFAIKDTIDFSHLEQQNMFLEGTGSMVLDRQHRISYACHSARTHRDALRQFAERLDYQVCAFHAVDRHHAPIYHSNVMMSVGRDLSVVCLQALPEDHERQGLERSLRDTGKDILALDFDQLEAFAGNMLEVHDRDGRPLLVMSASAWRSLKPAQRQHVERHTHPVVVNIDNIERIGGGSARCMLAEVHLPARASFQ; encoded by the coding sequence ATGCAAACCACCAATACCGTGCTGATGATCCGCCCGGCGCACTTTGCCTTTAACCCGGACACCGCGACCAACAACCGCTTCCAACGCGCCCCCGCCGATCCCCAGGCCGCACAGCACAAAGCGCTGGAAGAGTTCGACGGTTACGTCGACACCCTGCGCCAGCATGGCGTGGACGTCTTGGTGGTACAGGACACGCCTGCGCCCCATACCCCGGACTCGATCTTCCCCAACAACTGGTGGAGCAGCCATGCCGACGGCAGCCTGGTGCTGTACCCGATGGAAGGCCAGAACCGGCGACTGGAGCGCAACAAAGGGGTGTTGCAAGTGCTGGAGCAACGCTTCGCGATCAAAGACACCATCGACTTCAGCCACCTGGAACAACAGAACATGTTCCTCGAAGGCACCGGCAGCATGGTCCTCGACCGTCAGCATCGGATCAGCTACGCCTGCCACTCCGCACGCACCCACCGCGATGCCCTGCGCCAGTTCGCCGAGCGCCTGGACTATCAGGTCTGTGCCTTCCACGCCGTCGACCGCCATCACGCTCCGATCTACCACAGCAACGTGATGATGAGCGTTGGCCGCGACCTGTCGGTGGTGTGCCTGCAAGCGCTGCCCGAAGACCACGAGCGCCAGGGCCTGGAACGCTCCCTGCGCGACACCGGCAAAGACATCCTGGCCCTGGACTTCGACCAGTTGGAGGCCTTCGCCGGCAACATGCTGGAGGTCCACGACCGCGACGGCCGGCCGTTGCTGGTGATGTCTGCCAGCGCCTGGCGCTCGCTCAAACCGGCGCAGCGCCAGCATGTGGAGCGCCACACCCACCCGGTGGTGGTGAATATCGACAACATCGAACGCATCGGCGGCGGCAGTGCCCGCTGCATGCTGGCCGAAGTGCATCTTCCAGCCCGCGCCTCATTCCAATAA
- a CDS encoding ornithine cyclodeaminase: MTRYIDVNDLSYLVSQKGLQTCISEMAEYIRADYLRWNDFEKCARLANHSPEGVIELMPVSDASLYAFKYVNGHPKNTQSGMLTVMAFGALGDVDTGKPVLLSEMTLTTAIRTAATSALVARYLARDNSRSMALIGNGSQSEFQALAFHALLGINDIRLFDIDTQAMHKLANNLKAFPAIKVTLAGSVAEAVKGADIVTTVTADKAYATILTDDMIEPGMHLNAVGGDCPGKTELDRRIVERARVIVEYEPQSRIEGEIQHMPEDSPVTELWQVINGQKPGRENARQVTLFDSVGFALEDYSALRYVLDVAKALDVGSELELVPDLADPKDLFARLARQPLAQHKKRA; encoded by the coding sequence ATGACCCGTTACATCGACGTCAACGACCTCAGCTACCTGGTATCGCAAAAAGGCCTGCAAACCTGCATCTCGGAGATGGCCGAGTACATCCGCGCCGACTACCTGCGCTGGAATGATTTCGAGAAGTGCGCACGCCTGGCCAACCACTCGCCCGAGGGCGTGATCGAGCTGATGCCGGTCTCGGATGCCTCGTTGTATGCCTTCAAATACGTCAACGGCCACCCGAAAAACACCCAGAGCGGCATGCTCACCGTCATGGCATTCGGCGCCCTGGGGGATGTGGATACCGGCAAACCGGTGTTGCTCAGCGAGATGACCCTGACCACCGCGATCCGCACCGCCGCCACGTCGGCCCTGGTCGCCCGCTACCTGGCCCGGGACAACAGCCGCAGCATGGCGTTGATCGGCAACGGCTCGCAAAGTGAATTCCAGGCCCTGGCCTTCCATGCGTTGCTGGGCATCAATGACATCCGCCTGTTCGATATCGATACCCAGGCCATGCACAAGCTGGCGAACAACCTCAAGGCCTTCCCGGCCATCAAAGTGACCCTGGCCGGCAGCGTTGCCGAAGCGGTGAAAGGCGCCGATATCGTCACCACTGTCACCGCCGACAAGGCCTACGCCACTATCCTCACCGACGACATGATCGAGCCCGGCATGCACCTCAACGCGGTCGGCGGCGACTGCCCCGGCAAGACCGAACTGGACCGCCGCATCGTCGAGCGTGCCCGGGTGATCGTCGAGTACGAACCGCAAAGCCGTATCGAAGGCGAAATCCAGCATATGCCCGAGGATTCGCCGGTCACCGAGCTGTGGCAAGTGATCAACGGCCAGAAACCGGGCCGGGAAAATGCACGCCAGGTCACCTTGTTCGACTCGGTGGGTTTTGCCCTCGAAGACTACTCGGCCCTGCGTTATGTGCTGGATGTGGCCAAGGCCCTGGACGTGGGCAGCGAGCTGGAACTGGTACCGGACCTGGCCGACCCCAAGGACCTGTTCGCCCGCCTGGCCCGGCAACCGCTCGCACAGCATAAAAAGCGTGCCTGA
- a CDS encoding ABC transporter substrate-binding protein, translating into MTPLRSLVAALLLPLCATAAQAQEWKEIRFGVFPEYPPFESVAADGSLQGFDIELGNAICAKLEVKCTWVHNEFDGMIPALRARKFDAIMSSMAVTPARQKQIDFSDRLFLSPTSVITRKGAGFGDTPQSLKGKQVGVLQGSLQEAYARAHLAKLGAQVKAYQSQDQNYADLQNGRLDATLTDKLEAQLNFLSKPEGADYQSGPAFKDPTLPLDIAMGLRKNDQELLALINKGIAAIQADGTYALIQKKYFGDEDIYHE; encoded by the coding sequence ATGACTCCGCTTCGATCACTCGTCGCCGCGCTGCTCCTGCCTTTGTGCGCCACCGCCGCCCAGGCCCAGGAATGGAAAGAAATCCGTTTCGGCGTGTTCCCCGAGTACCCACCCTTCGAGTCCGTGGCCGCCGATGGCAGCCTGCAGGGTTTCGACATTGAGCTGGGCAACGCCATCTGCGCCAAGCTTGAAGTCAAGTGCACCTGGGTCCATAACGAATTCGACGGCATGATCCCGGCGCTGCGTGCGCGCAAGTTCGACGCCATTATGTCCTCCATGGCCGTGACCCCGGCCCGGCAAAAACAGATCGACTTCAGTGACCGCCTGTTCCTGAGCCCCACCTCAGTCATCACCCGTAAAGGCGCCGGCTTCGGCGACACCCCGCAATCCCTCAAGGGCAAACAGGTCGGCGTGCTCCAGGGCTCGCTGCAGGAAGCCTATGCCCGTGCCCACCTGGCCAAGCTCGGTGCCCAGGTCAAGGCGTATCAGTCCCAGGACCAGAATTACGCCGACCTGCAAAACGGCCGCCTCGATGCGACGCTGACCGACAAGCTCGAAGCCCAGCTCAACTTCCTGTCCAAGCCTGAAGGCGCCGACTACCAGTCCGGCCCGGCCTTCAAAGACCCGACCCTGCCGCTGGACATTGCCATGGGCCTGCGCAAGAACGACCAGGAGTTGCTGGCGCTGATCAACAAGGGCATCGCGGCCATCCAGGCGGATGGCACTTACGCGCTGATCCAGAAGAAGTACTTCGGTGACGAAGATATCTATCACGAGTAA